One stretch of Xiphophorus maculatus strain JP 163 A chromosome 19, X_maculatus-5.0-male, whole genome shotgun sequence DNA includes these proteins:
- the LOC102237092 gene encoding centromere protein O-like, with amino-acid sequence MEGASTRGVLSHLSLLEVQARSRGSQVPQQPSRVKELKAKVEALTSQRDQLKAELQIHKKLQKLRAPVDGEDEEMDVDSESSELFHLMARHSELTDLLHAHNLIGGYDAITTNRGKSMCFSLATQYEGVYLDTYNLELNLKPNVRISRHNIPPFIPLNSLAEQSDLQTDVRAFLATVSQHLNAFAGRRQQLKLVKEQHKSVEVMESNLLCSILVLMFTVPKKKTPLLCMLEYTDHTRCLPTQVHLNCEDELLPDSPKWKKNCSLLMEVPVHRALTAIKKASDIV; translated from the exons ATGGAGGGAGCGTCGACGAGAG GTGTTTTGAGCCACCTGAGTCTGCTGGAAGTTCAGGCCCGGAGCCGGGGGAGTCAGGTCCCACAGCAGCCGAGTCGAGTGAAGGAGCTAAAGGCTAAAGTTGAAGCGTTGACCTCGCAGAGAGATCAGCTGAAGGCAGAGCTGCAGATACACaag AAGCTCCAGAAACTGAGAGCACCGGTAGATGGAGAAGACGAGGAAATGGACGTAGACTCGGAGAGCTCAGAGTTGTTCCACCTGATGGCCAGACACTCTGAGCTGACGGATCTTCTTCATGCTCACAACCTCATTG GTGGGTATGACGCCATCACAACAAACAGAGGGAAAAGCATGTGCTTCTCTCTGGCGACCCAGTACGAGGGTGTATATTTGGACACCTACAACCTGGAGCTCAACCTGAAGCCAAACGTTAGGATCAGCCGCCACAACATCCCGCCTTTCATTCCTCTGAACAGCCTGGCTGAGCAGAGCGACTTGCAAACCGACGTCAGGGCTTTTCTGGCCACAGTCAGCCAGCATCTTAATGCGTTTGCAGGCCGCAGGCAGCAGCTGAAGCTTGTGAAG GAGCAACACAAGTCCGTTGAAGTGATGGAAAGCAATCTGTTGTGTTCGATACTGGTGCTGATGTTCACTGTGCCCAAGAAGAAGACACCCTTGCTCTGCATGTTGGAGTACACTGACCACACCAGGTGTCTTCCTACTCAAGTCCACCTGAACTGCGAAG ACGAACTGCTTCCCGACTCTccaaagtggaagaaaaactgcagcctACTGATGGAGGTTCCTGTGCACAGAGCTTTAACGGCCATAAAGAAAGCTAGCgatattgtttaa
- the LOC102237347 gene encoding sodium-dependent multivitamin transporter-like yields the protein MDPSDQKHFLAVDYVVFALLLAASVGIGLYYALSGGRQRTTQEFLMADRSMRCLPVSLSLIASFQSAVAIIGVPAEIYTHGTQYWFIGCAYILGLLIPAHVFIPLLYRLKLSSAYQYLELRFSKVVRICGTLTFIFQMVIYMGVCVYTPAFALNAATGFQLWGTVLVTGLVCTLYTTLGGLKAVIWTDVFQTLVMFAGQIAVIIVGVERTGGMSEVWRKVKEGNRLSGLDLNPDPTERHTFWTLGVGGVFLMLSLYGVNQAQVQRYLSARTEKEAVRSCYMVFPSLQLALGLSCIMGLVMFARYCGEDFSEKLGSSSRDAMVIYFVMDMLQGLPGLPGLFVACLFSAALSTISSAFNSLATVTMEDLIKPHFPSMSEERATLLSKALAASYGLLCLAMAYLTHLLGDSVLLVALKIFGVVGGPILGLFCLGMFFPWANSIGAVAGLGAGLVGAFWVGIGSIVTRSSGAKRLPPRCHVNTTAVFQTAIGNATSRPTGLHRFYSLSYMWYAGFSCLIVILVGLTVSFLTGPMKEGEATPGTVYPLLGKLLFFLPEHMKKKVCCVTPLRPAIPSPQGPGSDKESNGAARGQHTPSQQQILLPDADSRVIEHETAV from the exons ATGGACCCGTCCGATCAAAAGCACTTTTTAGCCGTGGACTACGTCGTGTTTGCCCTTCTACTGGCCGCCTCTGTGGGCATCGGGCTGTACTACGCCCTGTCCGGGGGCCGCCAGCGCACCACGCAGGAGTTCTTGATGGCAGACAGGAGCATGCGGTGTCTCCCCGTTTCACTGTCGCTCATCGCCTCCTTCCAATCAGCCGTGGCCATCATCGGCGTCCCGGCCGAGATCTACACTCACGGCACCCAGTACTGGTTCATCGGCTGCGCTTACATTCTGGGGCTTTTGATTCCTGCTCATGTTTTCATTCCATTGTTATACAGGCTGAAGCTCTCCAGCGCTTACCAG TATCTAGAGCTACGGTTCAGCAAAGTAGTGCGGATATGTGGAACGTTGACATTTATCTTTCAAATG GTTATCTATAtgggtgtttgtgtgtacaCGCCTGCTTTCGCACTAAACGCAG CTACCGGATTTCAGCTTTGGGGAACAGTGCTGGTAACCGGACTAGTGTGCACTTTATACACGACACTG GGCGGCTTGAAGGCGGTGATCTGGACGGACGTCTTTCAGACCCTCGTGATGTTCGCGGGCCAGATCGCCGTCATCATCGTGGGAGTGGAGCGGACCGGAGGAATGTCGGAGGTCTGGAGGAAAGTGAAGGAGGGAAACCGCCTCTCTGGACTGGA cTTGAACCCGGATCCCACAGAAAGACACACCTTCTGGACTCTGGGGGTCGGCGGGGTTTTCCTCATGCTGTCCCTGTACGGAGTCAACCAGGCTCAGGTCCAAAGATATCTCAGCGCGCGGACAGAAAAAGAAGCTGTgag gtCGTGCTACATGGTGTTTCCTTCCCTTCAGCTGGCTCTGGGTCTGAGCTGCATCATGGGCCTTGTCATGTTTGCACGTTACTGTGGAGAGGACTTTTCTGAGAAGCTGGGCAGCTCTTCCAGAGACGCG ATGGTGATATACTTCGTGATGGACATGCTGCAAGGCCTGCCCGGACTGCCCGGACTGTTTGTCGCTTGTCTTTTTAGCGCGGCGCTCAG CACCATCTCGTCCGCCTTCAACTCTCTGGCCACCGTGACGATGGAAGATCTCATCAAGCCGCATTTCCCTTCCATGTCGGAGGAGAGAGCGACGCTCCTGTCCAAAGCTTTAG CGGCGTCCTACGGGCTGCTCTGCTTGGCCATGGCCTACCTGACTCATCTCCTGGGCGACTCAGTCCTACTG GTAGCTTTAAAAATCTTCGGGGTGGTTGGCGGACCCATTCTCGGCCTGTTTTGCCTCGGGATGTTCTTCCCATGGGCCAACTCCATC GGTGCGGTGGCCGGTCTGGGCGCAGGTCTGGTCGGGGCTTTCTGGGTCGGCATCGGCAGCATTGTCACCCGCAGCTCTGGCGCTAAGCGGCTGCCGCCCCGCTGCCACGTCAACACAACCGCCGTCTTCCAGACGGCGATCGGCAACGCAACGAG CCGGCCCACGGGGCTGCACAGGTTTTATTCTCTGTCCTACATGTGGTACGCCGGCTTCAGCTGCCTCATAGTCATCCTCGTCGGGCTGACCGTCAGCTTTCTCACAG GCCCAATGAAAGAAGGGGAGGCAACGCCTGGAACAGTCTACCCGTTATTaggaaaactgcttttttttctgcccgAACACATGAAGAAGAAGGTCTGCTGCGTGACTCCTCTGAGACCGGCT ATCCCATCCCCACAAGGGCCAGGTTCAGACAAAGAAAGCAACGGAGCCGCCCGTGGGCAACACACGCCATCGCAGCAGCAGATTTTGCTGCCTGACGCCGACTCTCGTGTTATCGAGCACGAAACAGCGGTGTGA
- the LOC102237858 gene encoding ankyrin repeat domain-containing protein 66: MTELHQIVAAGDYEKVKEMLKNPKCNPNNKDVDWSYKTPLHWAAANGDTDIVKMLLENGANPCLKTAHGWTPAHYAAESGHLSTLRILHTFHAPMDKEDCCGDKPIRLAEIYGKEDCVRFLQKAELECRDFREKIAQEDIANDSDEEWLQQSKDYEEDIAFRTRRKTKTRLKSKTSFWHTG, encoded by the exons ATGACAGAGCTGCACCAAATCGTAGCAGCGGGAGATTATGAGAAGGTGAAGGAGATGCTGAAGAATCCGAAATGTAATCCCAATAACAAGGACGTCGACTGGAGCTACAAAACCCCTCTGCACTGGGCAGCAGCTAATG gagATACAGACATTGTCAAGATGCTGTTAGAGAACGGAGCCAATCCTTGTTTGAAGACAGCGCACGGATGGACCCCTGCCCACTATGCTGCAGAGTCCGGTCATCTGTCCACGCTGCGGATCCTGCACACCTTCCATGCACCAATGGACAAAGAGGACTGCTGTGGAGACAAACCAATAAGATTAGCCGAAATATACGGAAAAGAAGACTGTGTTCGATTCCTTCAAAA AGCAGAGCTTGAGTGCCGAGACTTCCGTGAGAAAATAGCTCAAGAAGATATTGCAAACGACTCAGATGAGGAGTGGTTACAGCAAAGCAAAGATTACGAAGAAGACATTGCTTTTAGAACCAGGAGGAAAACTAAGACTAGACTCAAGTCTAAAACATCATTTTGGCATACAGGTTGA
- the LOC111612290 gene encoding adhesion G protein-coupled receptor F5-like isoform X2, which produces MWVFIFLYILSLNSQASATENSTQMYYAKLIIDRSAIEIISSNLSFYVKDNNVNIDNVRMTTKCDKNNGSKTCRCEHGHKWSDEVLLKEGCDGNNCTLKADSNSMCTLNTTVDITGRFKLGGDNYTDCLTDKASSKYISCHARLLNQMKTLYSKIRGFDSLAIIQFSLGSIIVDFTMKIVSDVSSGELFNKSTDLTETLTGSMTLETKGIVNLEVSKASVPYDSKTVVICKTERELKAKPQWNLNREDGSFLITNGSISKVEIKEKESSVTIKNVSELWQGEYVCLFVEKEGQITINHKANDTMDVCLKPKIDISADPAFPLCKTEEDSVLYVIVKCEIKNTTEKYNVSWQEGAIVLPMTTDKDKLIYSAKIIVDCKKDKGNSSPDSYCDFTNECNQVQKASMTVEVIYPQDPYCSAEGEWGNTKAGFTAEIKCQDKAGTRERKCSLGGKGREGIWGDEVSQCVEQDLANVLESATISDIGLGILATNAAIVFERFVKVTKTSKLPGYANINTSVAVLSTMDKKLNNSVITNETAIENFLFSSSHLLNKSLEDSWNKDTTDNTSMAEKFMLSVENLIKISNMTGGTKKENLHVDVCNSSNCNITVFNVSVVLSGGVNVKTAAFKQLDKYLPNLDNKTEVNSIIVSTTADSYSDITLKFEMIKPRPRNVELKCVFWDNEKHAFSSDGCRWEGPSKEGHCTCDHLSSFALLLSKEPLDVPGLTYLTYAALSVSVLSLIVTLVIELIVWSDVVKTSTLYLRHTAHVNICLCLLIGNLCFLASSSNPENISDLWCRTSAVLKHFCYLAMFFWTFCLSATLLHQAVFLFHKVSKANYLRFSLVVGYAIPLIIVFVTFLTCNGGAEGVYYLEKTCWLVYGGLFKGTFYTFIIPVGAIVFINVFSMLVVIMKLISHHSEIHQKTDISPEKEKAAAKTVVRSIILLTPIFGVTWIFGFAILIFDLTSGPAAYAFEYIFTVLNGFQGFFILLTTCFLDRMTREALLKHIKKKAPASSVSESTSKSESTWKK; this is translated from the exons ATGTGGGTCTTCATATTTCTCTACATACTGAGTCTAAACAGTCAG gCCTCTGCAACAG AGAACTCAACGCAGATGTATTACGCTAAACTGATAATAGACAGAAGTGCAATTGAAATAATCAGTTCGAACCTGAGCTTTTATGTGAAAGACAACAACGTGAACATCGACAACGTTAGAATGACAACAa aatgtgacaaaaacaacgGTAGTAAAACATGTAGATGCGAACATGGCCACAAATGGAGTGATGAAGTTCTTCTCAAAGAGGGTTGTGATGGGAATAACTGTACCCTCAAGGCTGACTCTAATTCAATGTGCACTTTAAACACTACAG TTGATATCACGGGGAGATTCAAACTGGGCGGAGATAACTATACTGATTGTCTGACAGATAAGGCCTCATCCAAATATATTAGCTGTCATGCACGTCTGTTAAATCAG ATGAAAACCCTATACAGTAAAATAAGAGGATTTGACAGTCTGGCAATAATACAATTCAG TCTCGGGAGCATTATTGTTGATTTTACAATGAAGATCGTCTCTGACGTTAGTTCGGGAGAACTGTTTAATAAATCTACAGACCTGACAGAAACTCTAACAGGCAGTATGACTTTGGAGACAAAAG GCATTGTCAATTTGGAAGTATCAAAGGCATCAGTGCCGTATGACAGCAAAACTGTtgttatttgtaaaactgaGAGAGAGCTTAAAGCCAAACCACAGTGGAACCTGAATAGAGAAGATGGATCGTTTCTCATAACTAATGGCAGCATCTCAAAAgtagaaattaaagaaaaagaaagttcaGTCACGATTAAAAATGTTAGCGAACTCTGGCAAG GAGAGTACGTATGtctttttgttgaaaaagaaGGTCAAATAACCATAAACCATAAAGCCAATGATACAATGGATGTATGCCTCAAACCAAAGATCGACATTTCCGCAGATCCGGCATTTCCCTTGTGTAAGACAGAAGAAGATAGTGTTCTTTATGTGATCGTGAAATGTGAGATAAAGAATACCACCGAAAAATACAATGTGAGCTGGCAAGAAGGTGCCATTGTATTACCCATGACTACAG acaaagacaaactgaTTTATTCAGCTAAAATAATAGTTGACTGTAAGAAAGACAAGGGGAATTCTTCTCCAGATTCATATTGCGACTTTACTAATGAGTGCAACCAAGTCCAAAAGGCATCTATGACGGTCGAAGTCATTTATC CTCAGGATCCATATTGTTCAGCAGAAGGTGAATGGGGAAACACCAAGGCCGGCTttactgcagaaataaaatgccAGGATAAAGCTGGAACAAGAGAACGAAAGTGTTCACTTGG GGGAAAAGGCCGGGAAGGGATATGGGGTGACGAGGTTTCACAGTGTGTTGAACAGGACCTCGCTAATGTGCTGGAAAGTGCTACA ATTAGTGACATTGGACTTGGTATACTGGCTACAAATGCTGCAATAGTATTTGAACGCTTTGTGAAGGTCACAAAGACATCAAAATTACCTGGTTATGCTAACATAAATACATCGGTCGCAGTACTTAGCACCAtggataaaaagttaaataacagTGTTATTACAAATGAGACAGCAATAGAA aattttctaTTCTCATCCAGTCATTTGCTGAATAAAAGTCTTGAAGACTCGTGGAATAAAGATACCACTGACAACACTTCAATGGCTGAGAAATTCATGCTTTCTGTTgagaatttaattaaaatatcaaatatgacagGGGGGactaagaaagaaaatctgcacGTGGATGTGTGCAATAGCTCCAACTGCAACATCACCGTTTTCAATGTTTCAGTTGTTCTTTCAGGTGGAGTGAATGTGAAAACAGCTGCATTCAAACAACTGGATAAATATTTGCCCAATCTTGACAATAAAACAGAGGTCAACAGTATCATTGTATCCACAACTGCAGATAGCTATAGTGACATTACCCTAAAGTTTGAAATGATCAAGCCAAGACCTCGTAATGTTGAgctaaaatgtgtgttttgggaCAATGAAAAACATGCGTTTTCATCAGACGGATGTAGGTGGGAGGGTCCCTCTAAGGAGGGCCACTGCACATGTGATCATCTTTCCTCGTTTGCATTGCTACTGTCCAAGGAGCCCCTGGACGTCCCTGGTTTGACTTATCTAACTTATGCAGCTCTGTCAGTATCAGTGTTGTCACTCATTGTCACTCTTGTAATAGAACTGATAGTCTGGAGCGATGTAGTCAAGACGAGTACACTATATTTACGCCACACTGCCCATGTGAACATTTGTCTGTGCTTGCTGATCGGTAACCTCTGCTTTTTGGCATCTTCTTCCAACCCAGAGAATATTTCAGACCTCTGGTGTCGAACCTCTGCGGTGCTGAAGCATTTCTGCTATCTGGCTATGTTCTTTTGGACGTTTTGTTTGAGCGCCACACTTCTTCATCAGGCAGTGTTTTTGTTCCACAAGGTGAGCAAGGCAAACTATCTGAGGTTCTCGTTGGTTGTAGGCTACGCCATCCCCTTGATCATAGTCTTTGTCACATTTCTTACCTGCAACGGTGGAGCTGAGGGGGTATATTACTTGGAGAAGACCTGCTGGCTGGTTTATGGCGGACTGTTTAAAGGCACTTTTTATACGTTTATCATTCCAGTTGGAGCAATTGTTTTCATTAATGTGTTCTCAATGCTTGTGGTCATCATGAAGCTCATAAGCCACCACTCAGAAATACAccaaaaaactgacatttcacCAGAAAAGGAGAAAGCAGCAGCCAAAACTGTTGTGAGATCCATTATCCTACTGACCCCGATTTTTGGTGTGACGTGGATCTTTGGATTTgccattttgatttttgatcTCACAAGCGGACCCGCAGCATATGCATTCGAATACATCTTCACCGTACTCAATGGATTCCAG GGCTTCTTCATTTTGTTGACCACATGCTTCTTAGACAGAATG ACTCGTGAGGCTCTACTGAAACACATTAAGAAGAAA GCTCCAGCATCTAGTGTCAGTGAAAGCACCTCAAAGTCAGAGTCAACATGGAAGAAATGA
- the LOC111612290 gene encoding adhesion G protein-coupled receptor F5-like isoform X1, producing the protein MWVFIFLYILSLNSQASATENSTQMYYAKLIIDRSAIEIISSNLSFYVKDNNVNIDNVRMTTKCDKNNGSKTCRCEHGHKWSDEVLLKEGCDGNNCTLKADSNSMCTLNTTVDITGRFKLGGDNYTDCLTDKASSKYISCHARLLNQMKTLYSKIRGFDSLAIIQFSLGSIIVDFTMKIVSDVSSGELFNKSTDLTETLTGSMTLETKGIVNLEVSKASVPYDSKTVVICKTERELKAKPQWNLNREDGSFLITNGSISKVEIKEKESSVTIKNVSELWQGEYVCLFVEKEGQITINHKANDTMDVCLKPKIDISADPAFPLCKTEEDSVLYVIVKCEIKNTTEKYNVSWQEGAIVLPMTTDKDKLIYSAKIIVDCKKDKGNSSPDSYCDFTNECNQVQKASMTVEVIYPQDPYCSAEGEWGNTKAGFTAEIKCQDKAGTRERKCSLGGKGREGIWGDEVSQCVEQDLANVLESATISDIGLGILATNAAIVFERFVKVTKTSKLPGYANINTSVAVLSTMDKKLNNSVITNETAIENFLFSSSHLLNKSLEDSWNKDTTDNTSMAEKFMLSVENLIKISNMTGGTKKENLHVDVCNSSNCNITVFNVSVVLSGGVNVKTAAFKQLDKYLPNLDNKTEVNSIIVSTTADSYSDITLKFEMIKPRPRNVELKCVFWDNEKHAFSSDGCRWEGPSKEGHCTCDHLSSFALLLSKEPLDVPGLTYLTYAALSVSVLSLIVTLVIELIVWSDVVKTSTLYLRHTAHVNICLCLLIGNLCFLASSSNPENISDLWCRTSAVLKHFCYLAMFFWTFCLSATLLHQAVFLFHKVSKANYLRFSLVVGYAIPLIIVFVTFLTCNGGAEGVYYLEKTCWLVYGGLFKGTFYTFIIPVGAIVFINVFSMLVVIMKLISHHSEIHQKTDISPEKEKAAAKTVVRSIILLTPIFGVTWIFGFAILIFDLTSGPAAYAFEYIFTVLNGFQGFFILLTTCFLDRMTREALLKHIKKKVGAPQLQLHDTMAISLVCLIAISSSL; encoded by the exons ATGTGGGTCTTCATATTTCTCTACATACTGAGTCTAAACAGTCAG gCCTCTGCAACAG AGAACTCAACGCAGATGTATTACGCTAAACTGATAATAGACAGAAGTGCAATTGAAATAATCAGTTCGAACCTGAGCTTTTATGTGAAAGACAACAACGTGAACATCGACAACGTTAGAATGACAACAa aatgtgacaaaaacaacgGTAGTAAAACATGTAGATGCGAACATGGCCACAAATGGAGTGATGAAGTTCTTCTCAAAGAGGGTTGTGATGGGAATAACTGTACCCTCAAGGCTGACTCTAATTCAATGTGCACTTTAAACACTACAG TTGATATCACGGGGAGATTCAAACTGGGCGGAGATAACTATACTGATTGTCTGACAGATAAGGCCTCATCCAAATATATTAGCTGTCATGCACGTCTGTTAAATCAG ATGAAAACCCTATACAGTAAAATAAGAGGATTTGACAGTCTGGCAATAATACAATTCAG TCTCGGGAGCATTATTGTTGATTTTACAATGAAGATCGTCTCTGACGTTAGTTCGGGAGAACTGTTTAATAAATCTACAGACCTGACAGAAACTCTAACAGGCAGTATGACTTTGGAGACAAAAG GCATTGTCAATTTGGAAGTATCAAAGGCATCAGTGCCGTATGACAGCAAAACTGTtgttatttgtaaaactgaGAGAGAGCTTAAAGCCAAACCACAGTGGAACCTGAATAGAGAAGATGGATCGTTTCTCATAACTAATGGCAGCATCTCAAAAgtagaaattaaagaaaaagaaagttcaGTCACGATTAAAAATGTTAGCGAACTCTGGCAAG GAGAGTACGTATGtctttttgttgaaaaagaaGGTCAAATAACCATAAACCATAAAGCCAATGATACAATGGATGTATGCCTCAAACCAAAGATCGACATTTCCGCAGATCCGGCATTTCCCTTGTGTAAGACAGAAGAAGATAGTGTTCTTTATGTGATCGTGAAATGTGAGATAAAGAATACCACCGAAAAATACAATGTGAGCTGGCAAGAAGGTGCCATTGTATTACCCATGACTACAG acaaagacaaactgaTTTATTCAGCTAAAATAATAGTTGACTGTAAGAAAGACAAGGGGAATTCTTCTCCAGATTCATATTGCGACTTTACTAATGAGTGCAACCAAGTCCAAAAGGCATCTATGACGGTCGAAGTCATTTATC CTCAGGATCCATATTGTTCAGCAGAAGGTGAATGGGGAAACACCAAGGCCGGCTttactgcagaaataaaatgccAGGATAAAGCTGGAACAAGAGAACGAAAGTGTTCACTTGG GGGAAAAGGCCGGGAAGGGATATGGGGTGACGAGGTTTCACAGTGTGTTGAACAGGACCTCGCTAATGTGCTGGAAAGTGCTACA ATTAGTGACATTGGACTTGGTATACTGGCTACAAATGCTGCAATAGTATTTGAACGCTTTGTGAAGGTCACAAAGACATCAAAATTACCTGGTTATGCTAACATAAATACATCGGTCGCAGTACTTAGCACCAtggataaaaagttaaataacagTGTTATTACAAATGAGACAGCAATAGAA aattttctaTTCTCATCCAGTCATTTGCTGAATAAAAGTCTTGAAGACTCGTGGAATAAAGATACCACTGACAACACTTCAATGGCTGAGAAATTCATGCTTTCTGTTgagaatttaattaaaatatcaaatatgacagGGGGGactaagaaagaaaatctgcacGTGGATGTGTGCAATAGCTCCAACTGCAACATCACCGTTTTCAATGTTTCAGTTGTTCTTTCAGGTGGAGTGAATGTGAAAACAGCTGCATTCAAACAACTGGATAAATATTTGCCCAATCTTGACAATAAAACAGAGGTCAACAGTATCATTGTATCCACAACTGCAGATAGCTATAGTGACATTACCCTAAAGTTTGAAATGATCAAGCCAAGACCTCGTAATGTTGAgctaaaatgtgtgttttgggaCAATGAAAAACATGCGTTTTCATCAGACGGATGTAGGTGGGAGGGTCCCTCTAAGGAGGGCCACTGCACATGTGATCATCTTTCCTCGTTTGCATTGCTACTGTCCAAGGAGCCCCTGGACGTCCCTGGTTTGACTTATCTAACTTATGCAGCTCTGTCAGTATCAGTGTTGTCACTCATTGTCACTCTTGTAATAGAACTGATAGTCTGGAGCGATGTAGTCAAGACGAGTACACTATATTTACGCCACACTGCCCATGTGAACATTTGTCTGTGCTTGCTGATCGGTAACCTCTGCTTTTTGGCATCTTCTTCCAACCCAGAGAATATTTCAGACCTCTGGTGTCGAACCTCTGCGGTGCTGAAGCATTTCTGCTATCTGGCTATGTTCTTTTGGACGTTTTGTTTGAGCGCCACACTTCTTCATCAGGCAGTGTTTTTGTTCCACAAGGTGAGCAAGGCAAACTATCTGAGGTTCTCGTTGGTTGTAGGCTACGCCATCCCCTTGATCATAGTCTTTGTCACATTTCTTACCTGCAACGGTGGAGCTGAGGGGGTATATTACTTGGAGAAGACCTGCTGGCTGGTTTATGGCGGACTGTTTAAAGGCACTTTTTATACGTTTATCATTCCAGTTGGAGCAATTGTTTTCATTAATGTGTTCTCAATGCTTGTGGTCATCATGAAGCTCATAAGCCACCACTCAGAAATACAccaaaaaactgacatttcacCAGAAAAGGAGAAAGCAGCAGCCAAAACTGTTGTGAGATCCATTATCCTACTGACCCCGATTTTTGGTGTGACGTGGATCTTTGGATTTgccattttgatttttgatcTCACAAGCGGACCCGCAGCATATGCATTCGAATACATCTTCACCGTACTCAATGGATTCCAG GGCTTCTTCATTTTGTTGACCACATGCTTCTTAGACAGAATG ACTCGTGAGGCTCTACTGAAACACATTAAGAAGAAAGTAGGTGCACCGCAACTACAATTACATGATACCATGGCTATTTCTCTTGTATGTCTTATTGCCATTTCTTCTTCCCTCTGA